From Thiohalorhabdus denitrificans, the proteins below share one genomic window:
- a CDS encoding XrtA-associated tyrosine autokinase: MSSIEKAMDQMGGSPALDMESTGGEEVQEKQSRKAGGERAAEDVDIQLPFKRLRRRGLLTPTDTDSRLAEEYRLIKRPLLMNAFHEERRTLARSNLVMVTSALQGEGKSFTAFNLAVSMAMELDHTVLLVDGDLEEASLTRWLARRDMTGFSDLLEDPDRDVSEALLRTDMPRLTMIPAGKRHPHATELLASGQMAQVAEELSQRYPDRIVLFDSPPLLVTSQSTVLAGSVGQVLLVVESGRTPQHLVHEAMGLLDTENQWVGSLLNKGERFASGSYYGGYYGQYG, encoded by the coding sequence CGATGGACCAGATGGGGGGCAGTCCCGCCCTGGATATGGAATCCACCGGGGGGGAGGAGGTCCAGGAGAAGCAGTCCCGCAAGGCGGGCGGCGAACGGGCCGCGGAGGATGTGGACATCCAGCTGCCCTTCAAGCGGCTCCGCCGGCGGGGGCTCCTGACTCCCACGGACACCGACAGCCGCCTGGCGGAGGAATACCGGCTGATCAAGCGTCCCCTGCTCATGAACGCCTTCCATGAGGAGCGCCGGACGCTGGCCCGGAGCAACCTGGTCATGGTCACCAGCGCCCTCCAGGGGGAGGGCAAGTCCTTCACCGCCTTCAACCTGGCCGTGAGCATGGCCATGGAGCTGGACCACACGGTCCTGCTGGTGGACGGCGACCTGGAGGAGGCCTCCCTAACCCGTTGGCTGGCGCGGCGGGACATGACGGGATTCTCGGACCTCCTGGAGGACCCGGACCGGGATGTCAGCGAGGCCCTGCTACGCACCGATATGCCGCGTCTGACCATGATCCCGGCGGGGAAGCGTCATCCCCATGCCACCGAGCTATTGGCGAGCGGCCAGATGGCCCAGGTGGCGGAAGAGCTGTCGCAGCGGTACCCCGACCGGATCGTGCTTTTCGATTCGCCGCCCTTGCTGGTTACGAGCCAGTCCACCGTGCTGGCGGGGTCCGTTGGCCAGGTGCTCCTGGTGGTGGAGTCCGGGCGGACTCCCCAGCACCTCGTGCACGAGGCCATGGGCCTGCTCGATACGGAGAACCAGTGGGTCGGCTCGCTTCTGAACAAGGGTGAACGATTTGCCAGCGGCTCCTACTACGGCGGCTACTATGGCCAGTACGGCTGA
- a CDS encoding TIGR03016 family PEP-CTERM system-associated outer membrane protein, translated as MVVTALAAPAPVLGQGVSAQGTGALFGATPFGEGADEGTEPEERTGEWVVAPRLTLGETISDNFALAPPGEEEWDLISQITPGIRVERDGSRTRAFLDYQAQSLFYVRNPESDGVFHQLEANGTGELWRNHLFLDGAASYTQQLISPLGAVPESNLVPTANRTDVATYEVSPNYVQRLGSFADARARYTYNRVDYETQSLSDSESNGVSASLDSGERYNDLGWRASYYREEERLEDWPDRTFERVSGELSHRLGAKTEVFGVYGYEDNDYETDATGGDLSSDFWEAGMRFNPTPRTALEGAYGERYFGNTWRASLQHATRRTNWQVGYSETIETESQLQADTLNLRVTDPSGNTITDEQGNPILLEVPFSLQVQDVFLRKRWTADVTADTGKSQFRLSAYQESRDYQRTGLEEEGYGAGTGWTWRVAPRTRAITRLSWDHHDLAFQGNRKDDIWRFGVRLARELRRQLTTSVDYQYLRRDSNQSSAEYRQNSVTLLLTKVF; from the coding sequence ATGGTGGTAACCGCGCTCGCGGCGCCGGCTCCCGTGCTGGGGCAGGGGGTGTCGGCGCAGGGCACGGGCGCCCTGTTCGGCGCCACCCCCTTCGGCGAGGGGGCCGATGAGGGCACGGAGCCCGAGGAGCGCACCGGGGAGTGGGTCGTGGCTCCGCGGCTGACCCTGGGGGAGACCATCAGCGACAACTTCGCCCTCGCCCCGCCGGGCGAGGAGGAGTGGGACCTGATCTCCCAGATCACCCCGGGGATCCGGGTGGAGCGGGACGGAAGCCGGACCCGGGCCTTCCTGGACTACCAGGCCCAGAGCCTCTTCTACGTGCGCAACCCGGAAAGCGACGGGGTGTTCCACCAGCTGGAGGCCAACGGGACCGGGGAGCTGTGGCGCAACCACCTGTTTCTGGACGGGGCCGCCTCCTACACCCAGCAGTTGATCTCCCCGTTGGGTGCCGTCCCCGAGTCCAACCTGGTGCCCACGGCCAATCGCACGGATGTGGCCACCTACGAGGTGAGCCCCAATTACGTGCAGCGGCTGGGGAGCTTCGCCGACGCCCGGGCCCGGTACACCTACAACCGGGTGGACTACGAGACCCAGTCCCTGTCCGACTCGGAGAGCAACGGGGTGAGCGCCTCCCTGGACAGCGGGGAGCGCTACAACGACCTCGGTTGGCGGGCGAGCTACTACCGCGAGGAGGAGCGCCTGGAGGACTGGCCCGACCGCACCTTCGAGCGGGTCTCCGGCGAGCTCAGCCACCGCCTCGGTGCCAAGACCGAGGTCTTCGGGGTGTACGGGTACGAGGACAACGACTACGAGACCGATGCCACGGGGGGGGACCTGAGCAGCGACTTCTGGGAGGCCGGGATGCGCTTCAACCCGACCCCCCGCACCGCGCTGGAAGGGGCCTACGGCGAGCGGTATTTCGGCAATACCTGGCGGGCCAGCCTGCAGCACGCCACCCGGCGGACGAACTGGCAGGTGGGGTATTCGGAGACCATCGAGACCGAGTCCCAGCTCCAGGCCGACACGCTGAATCTGCGCGTCACGGACCCCAGCGGCAACACCATCACCGACGAGCAGGGCAATCCCATTCTCCTGGAGGTGCCCTTCTCCCTCCAGGTCCAGGATGTCTTCCTGCGCAAGCGATGGACCGCGGACGTCACCGCCGATACCGGCAAGAGCCAGTTCCGGCTCTCGGCGTACCAGGAGTCCCGCGACTACCAGCGCACTGGACTGGAGGAAGAGGGCTACGGCGCGGGCACCGGCTGGACCTGGCGGGTGGCCCCCCGGACCCGGGCCATCACCCGGTTGTCCTGGGACCACCACGACCTGGCCTTTCAGGGGAACCGGAAGGACGACATCTGGCGGTTCGGGGTGCGGCTGGCCCGCGAGCTGCGCCGGCAGCTGACCACCTCCGTGGACTACCAGTACTTGCGCCGGGACTCCAACCAGTCCAGCGCCGAGTACCGGCAGAACTCGGTCACCCTGCTTCTCACGAAGGTCTTCTAG
- a CDS encoding XrtA/PEP-CTERM system-associated ATPase has protein sequence MYESFYNLQAKPFQLSPDPRFFFGSRGHRRALAYLRYGLGQGDGFVVVTGGVGTGKSTLVQMLLAELKRQRNVVAAQLVMTQLEPDDLLRMVAGALGLENEGLSKAALLRKFESYLRKQRREGRRVLLLLDEAQNLPARSLESLRMLSNFLDGEQPLIQSFLLGQAEFRDTLASPRLEQMRQRVIASCHLTAFEEEETRSYIEHRLGNVGWQHDPSISDEALQSIHQFTRGVPRSINTFCDRLLLYGYLEGLHEISVETVEAVAQELNLELQDEEEAEGEGSSAEGGSRMARLERRIELLEEALSATRDGLNQALAERYG, from the coding sequence ATGTACGAGTCCTTTTACAACCTGCAGGCCAAGCCCTTTCAGCTCAGCCCCGACCCCCGGTTCTTCTTCGGCAGCCGGGGGCACCGCCGGGCCCTGGCCTATCTGCGCTACGGGCTGGGGCAGGGCGACGGCTTCGTGGTGGTTACCGGCGGGGTGGGCACCGGCAAGAGCACCCTGGTGCAGATGCTGCTCGCCGAGCTCAAGCGCCAGCGTAACGTGGTGGCGGCTCAGCTGGTCATGACCCAGCTGGAGCCGGACGACCTCCTGCGGATGGTGGCCGGGGCCCTGGGGCTGGAGAACGAGGGCCTGAGCAAGGCCGCCCTGCTGCGCAAGTTCGAGTCCTACCTGCGCAAGCAGCGGCGCGAGGGGCGGCGGGTCCTTTTGCTGCTGGACGAGGCCCAGAACCTGCCCGCGCGGAGCCTGGAATCCCTGCGCATGCTCTCCAACTTCCTCGACGGCGAGCAGCCGCTGATTCAGAGCTTCCTGCTAGGCCAGGCGGAGTTCCGGGACACCCTGGCCTCCCCCCGGCTGGAGCAGATGCGCCAGCGCGTGATCGCCAGTTGCCACCTGACGGCCTTCGAGGAGGAGGAAACGCGCAGCTACATCGAGCACCGGCTGGGCAACGTGGGCTGGCAGCACGATCCGTCCATCTCGGACGAGGCTCTCCAGAGCATCCACCAGTTTACCCGGGGGGTGCCGCGCTCCATCAACACCTTCTGCGATCGCCTCCTGTTGTACGGCTACCTGGAGGGGCTCCACGAGATCTCGGTGGAGACCGTGGAGGCCGTGGCCCAGGAGCTCAACCTGGAGCTTCAGGACGAGGAGGAGGCGGAAGGGGAGGGAAGCTCCGCCGAGGGGGGCTCCCGCATGGCCCGCCTGGAACGGCGTATCGAGCTCCTGGAGGAGGCCCTTAGCGCCACCCGCGACGGCCTGAACCAGGCCCTCGCCGAGCGCTACGGGTAG
- a CDS encoding XrtA system polysaccharide deacetylase, translating into MEDSGPISNALSVDVEDYFQVSAFAGHIDRADWDRLPHRVERNTDRILQLFADHGARATFFVLGWVADRYPDLVRRLADNGHEVASHGYGHIRVDEQSPEEFRADVQRAKALLEDTSGQAVRGYRAASFSIGRDSTWAFDVLREEGHRYSSSVNPIRHDLYGMPEAPRFAHAPAGGDLIEVPVSTVEAGGRNLPCGGGGFFRLLPYAYFRWGLRRINRREGRPAVFYFHPWEIDPEQPRQRGVALRTRFRHYVNLHRTEPRLRRLLDDFRWERMDRIFLEEEQA; encoded by the coding sequence ATGGAAGATTCCGGCCCGATTTCCAACGCCCTGAGCGTGGACGTGGAGGACTATTTCCAGGTTTCCGCCTTCGCGGGGCACATCGATCGCGCCGACTGGGACCGCCTGCCGCATCGCGTGGAGCGCAACACCGACCGGATCCTCCAGCTCTTCGCCGACCACGGGGCGCGGGCCACCTTCTTCGTGCTCGGCTGGGTGGCGGACCGCTACCCGGACCTGGTGCGAAGGCTGGCGGACAACGGCCACGAGGTGGCCAGCCACGGCTACGGGCACATCCGGGTCGATGAGCAGTCCCCGGAGGAATTCCGCGCCGATGTCCAGCGAGCCAAGGCCCTGCTCGAGGACACCTCCGGGCAGGCCGTGCGGGGATACCGGGCCGCCAGCTTCTCCATCGGCCGGGACAGCACCTGGGCCTTCGACGTGCTGCGCGAGGAAGGCCACCGCTACAGCTCCAGCGTCAACCCCATCCGACACGATCTCTACGGCATGCCGGAGGCGCCGCGCTTCGCCCACGCGCCCGCCGGGGGGGACCTGATCGAGGTGCCCGTCTCCACGGTGGAAGCGGGGGGGCGAAACCTCCCCTGCGGGGGCGGCGGCTTCTTCCGGTTGCTGCCCTATGCCTACTTCCGCTGGGGCCTGCGGCGTATCAACCGGAGGGAGGGGCGGCCGGCGGTCTTCTACTTCCACCCCTGGGAGATCGACCCCGAACAGCCCCGCCAGCGGGGAGTCGCCCTGCGGACCCGCTTCCGCCATTACGTCAACCTCCACCGGACCGAGCCCCGCCTCCGGCGCCTGCTCGACGATTTCCGGTGGGAGCGCATGGATCGGATCTTTCTCGAAGAGGAGCAGGCATGA
- a CDS encoding FemAB family XrtA/PEP-CTERM system-associated protein, protein MTVTGITDPVIREMGSGEEARWDAFVDAAPEATFFHRAGWRRVLEEGLGHRAHFLFAERNGEVDGILPLGRIRSRLFGDALISLPFCVRAGVVGRSEETRAALERAACDLADRLGVDHLELRQEAPRNPDWPTQSERYVHFRRALDPDPEANLKAIPRKQRAMIRKGMEAGLEGVVDDDLERFYPLYAESVRNLGTPVFPKRYLRTLREVFGDDCEVLTIEHRGQAVSSVLSFYFRDEVLPYYGGGGPAARDLKANDFMYWDLMRRAVERGYAVFDYGRSKRDTGSYRFKKHWGFEPEPLYYEYHLVRGQEIPDVSPSNPRYRVFVDAWKRLPLPMARVIGPVIARNLG, encoded by the coding sequence ATGACGGTCACCGGGATCACCGATCCGGTCATCCGCGAGATGGGCAGTGGCGAGGAGGCGCGCTGGGACGCCTTCGTCGACGCTGCGCCCGAGGCCACCTTCTTCCATCGCGCCGGGTGGCGGCGTGTTCTCGAGGAGGGGCTTGGCCACCGCGCCCACTTCCTGTTCGCCGAGCGCAACGGGGAGGTGGACGGGATCCTGCCCCTGGGCCGCATCCGCAGCCGGCTGTTCGGGGATGCCCTCATTTCCCTGCCCTTCTGCGTGCGTGCCGGGGTGGTGGGCAGGAGCGAGGAGACCCGGGCGGCCCTGGAGCGGGCGGCCTGCGACCTCGCCGACCGCCTCGGCGTGGACCATCTGGAGCTGCGCCAGGAGGCCCCGCGCAATCCGGACTGGCCCACCCAGAGCGAACGGTACGTCCATTTCCGGCGCGCCCTGGATCCCGATCCCGAGGCCAACCTCAAGGCCATCCCCCGCAAGCAGCGGGCCATGATCCGCAAGGGCATGGAGGCCGGCCTGGAGGGGGTGGTCGACGACGACCTGGAGCGCTTCTACCCCCTGTACGCCGAGAGCGTACGGAACCTGGGTACGCCGGTGTTCCCCAAGCGCTACCTGCGCACGCTGCGCGAGGTGTTCGGCGACGACTGCGAGGTGCTCACCATCGAGCACCGGGGGCAGGCGGTAAGCAGCGTGCTGTCCTTCTACTTCCGGGACGAGGTGCTGCCCTACTACGGCGGGGGAGGGCCGGCGGCCCGCGACCTCAAGGCCAACGACTTCATGTACTGGGACCTCATGCGCCGGGCAGTGGAGCGGGGCTACGCCGTCTTCGACTACGGCCGCAGCAAGCGGGACACGGGCTCCTACCGGTTCAAGAAGCACTGGGGATTCGAGCCCGAGCCCCTGTACTACGAATACCACCTGGTGCGGGGGCAGGAGATCCCGGACGTGAGTCCCTCCAACCCCCGCTACCGCGTCTTCGTGGACGCCTGGAAGCGCCTGCCCCTGCCCATGGCCCGGGTGATCGGGCCCGTGATCGCGCGGAATCTCGGATGA
- a CDS encoding TIGR03087 family PEP-CTERM/XrtA system glycosyltransferase, giving the protein MTGKPPLLFLAHRIPYPPNKGDKIRSFHLLEYLSRYYDIHLGAFVDDPADWRYAKQTARYCAATELVPLGRGRARLRSLRGLMAGSPLSLPFYQDRRMDAWVRDTLRAVKPRRVMVFSSAMAQYVPGERTPEARRVLDMVDVDSAKWAQYGRMRPGPMGWIFRREGRRLLEHERRAALDFDATVLVTRPERELLEAEVPEAGERLAAVGNGVDVEHFTPGADLRDPYPNTGPILVFTGAMDYWANVDAVTWFAEGVWPGIRERLPAARFFVVGARPTDAVLGLGTRPGIEVTGTVPDIRPYLAHADAAVAPLRVARGIQNKVLEAMAMARPVVATGAALDGLEGLVDYPLVGDDPEALCQATLAALSENPPVSGPALRAWVAERYAWEAHLARFRSLLEDEPVAGAVPAPAQVPVGEEG; this is encoded by the coding sequence ATGACCGGCAAGCCCCCCCTGTTGTTTCTGGCGCACCGGATTCCCTATCCCCCCAACAAGGGGGACAAGATCCGCTCGTTCCATCTGCTGGAGTACCTGAGCCGGTACTACGACATCCACCTGGGCGCCTTCGTGGACGATCCGGCCGATTGGAGGTACGCCAAGCAGACGGCCCGGTACTGCGCCGCCACCGAGCTGGTGCCCTTGGGCCGGGGCCGGGCCCGGCTCCGGAGCCTGAGGGGCCTGATGGCGGGGAGCCCCCTGTCGCTCCCCTTTTACCAGGACCGGCGCATGGACGCCTGGGTTCGCGATACGCTCCGCGCGGTGAAGCCGCGGCGGGTGATGGTGTTCTCCTCGGCCATGGCCCAGTACGTGCCGGGGGAACGGACCCCGGAGGCCCGCCGGGTGCTCGACATGGTGGATGTGGACTCGGCCAAGTGGGCCCAGTACGGCCGCATGCGGCCAGGCCCCATGGGCTGGATCTTCCGCCGGGAGGGGCGGCGGTTGCTGGAGCACGAGCGGCGGGCGGCCCTCGACTTCGACGCCACGGTCCTGGTGACCCGGCCGGAGCGGGAGCTTCTCGAGGCGGAGGTCCCCGAGGCCGGGGAACGGCTTGCCGCTGTGGGCAACGGGGTGGACGTGGAGCATTTCACCCCCGGCGCGGACCTGCGGGATCCGTATCCGAATACGGGGCCGATCCTGGTGTTCACGGGGGCCATGGACTACTGGGCCAACGTAGACGCGGTGACCTGGTTCGCTGAGGGGGTCTGGCCGGGCATCCGGGAGCGGCTGCCGGCGGCCCGCTTCTTCGTGGTGGGGGCGCGGCCCACGGACGCCGTGCTGGGGCTGGGGACGCGTCCGGGGATCGAGGTGACCGGAACGGTCCCCGACATCCGGCCCTATCTGGCCCACGCGGATGCGGCCGTGGCGCCTCTCCGGGTGGCGCGCGGCATCCAGAACAAGGTGCTGGAGGCCATGGCCATGGCCCGGCCGGTGGTGGCCACGGGGGCGGCCCTGGACGGGCTGGAGGGGCTCGTTGACTACCCCCTGGTGGGGGACGATCCGGAGGCTCTTTGCCAGGCGACCCTGGCGGCCCTCTCCGAGAACCCGCCGGTGTCGGGCCCCGCACTGCGCGCCTGGGTGGCGGAGCGCTACGCCTGGGAGGCGCACCTGGCCCGCTTCCGGTCCCTGCTAGAGGACGAGCCCGTGGCCGGCGCCGTGCCGGCGCCGGCGCAGGTGCCGGTGGGGGAGGAAGGATGA